The following nucleotide sequence is from Diospyros lotus cultivar Yz01 chromosome 3, ASM1463336v1, whole genome shotgun sequence.
caaataaattaaagcTTACTTAGAGaaaatcatattattataataaaataaagtttaaaagGTGCCTAGCTATATAGTATAATAAGTCCGAGTGCTAATTATGTGCATGTTTAGGATCACAGATTTTCTATCACTTTGCAAATACATAGCTAGCTATAAACTACATTCGAAAACTAAATAGACAGTCATGTTGGCTTTCCACTTGGACATAGATATAACCAAGTCATAATCTAGATTTTACTTGCCTTCAACAATATGTTAAAACAACATAAAAACGATATTGCAGGCATAGGGAGAGGTCATTAATGAGGCATTGAGGATATTTGGGCTTATATCTTCTTCACCTTTGTATTCCTCATTCCAAGTTCCCCCTTCTAACTTCATTCTAGCAAATGAGCCGATATCTTCTTCACCTTTGTATTCCTCATTCCAAGTTCTTCACCTGCATGGCTCAAGCCCCCAGTTGCCATCCCTACGTACATTGTTGTCCTTGGCGCTATCATCCATCTTCTAGGAAACTGAGAAAGgtaataaattaaatacttaaaattaagATACACTTTTTTCGCACATGTATTCCGTTTATCTGATCTTGTTTTGGTgagaattgaaaaaattataatcagGAAGAGTAACTCGCAAATGCCTGAGCCAGTGAGTTGCAGCTTGCCATAGATGGCTTGCTTGCAGGCACTCGTGGGGATCAATTGGAGCCAAGATTGAACCTcataaaacatgaaaatgtcTGTGCCCGTTTGAATGTCAAACttatatagttttaatttttttaattctataattaaataggttctaataattttattaattgaacaAATGTTGCAAGATATATAATGTATTTATCATTAGTCAATATGTGTGTTTTCCAGACGAAAATAATGTGCCGTATATGCACGTTgccaaaaatataatatgcttttagtgcactataaatattttctctattttactGTTATGTGTTAACAAATATTCACTCCTTTGTATTAtcttaaaaaatgcatttaatgTTAAAAGATTACAGAAATTTCATAACAAGAACGATGTTAGTTGATACgtgttaaataatattatttcataATCTACCACATAAAGCATTACTCACATGTCATGGtagattattttaataaaatatacaatttaaagtgattgtaataataataacattattagaagggtaatattaACTATTATCTTAAGTATACCTTATTTTAAAACCaataattatgatttaataaataattttttttataaagaatggctagtatattatatatatacacacattaaATAGATGATCACATCAAAATTATAGATATATACTCATTCATTTGATCATGAAACCATTCTCGGGAAAGAAGCAATTTTTAAGCATATGATATAACTAGACTCAACTCATCCATAAAAGTCGAGTTTACCAATCAACCCCAAAATCATCCCACTAATACTAAATATTCCCAAgtaaattaaatcttatttaaaggAAACCATATAAAGTGTAATAACTCTAAGTGCTAATTATGTGCTTGTTTAGTGTAGTTTTTCTATGAACaattaaataaacaattatGTCGACTTTCTACCATGCAGTTCCACTTGGATATAGATAACCAAGTCATAATCTAGATTTTAACTGCCTAACAACGATATAACAATCCAAAACCAATCTGAAACCCTTGGCTCGCTGCATGTGCATTTTAGCCAATCTTGTAAACTGTGCACATTACTTGAAGCTCTAAATTAAGCTGGAGACCGTACTGCAAAAATTGAATCATACCAGTTTTCCGATCAGATTAGCTTTTCATTCATTAGTTCTCCTAGACTGACTGAAGGTAGTGATGTTCGATAGGAGAACATCACTGATGGTAGTGATCACCCCTTCAATGCCACAGTACCAATTACAGAAATAAGGAAACAACAAAGAAATGAGAATGAATGCCAGAGAAGGAAGAGATTAGAGAGCGGAACTGTGATAGTTCTTTGTTCCTCCATAGGTTGCAACTGCCTTAATTACAATATATGCATATCTTCTCTTAAGGACAAATCAGTAGCCAAACAAGATTAACACACTGGCTATTTCCTAATCCACACTTAAATTactacaaaatatatatatagccatcaACTTACTGAGCCAATTCTTGTAACAAGCCAAGCATTCAGTGCTCTCATTGTGCCTTAGAACTTCAATCTAGCAATTTAGTATCTTCTTCACCCTTTTGCTCCCCTCCTTCCAAGTCCTTCACCTTCATGGCGCAAGCCCCCAGTGGCCATCCCTGCATTGTTGTCCTTGGCATTATCATCTATCCACAAGGAAGACcgagaaaaatattaaaaggcTTAAGCTAGCatacacttttatttttttcgggGCGGGGGCATTATTACCTGTTCCATACATATCACCTCATTCTGTTGTACTGAGCATTGAAAAAATTATAGTCAGGGAGAGCTACTTGCAAATGTGAGAGCCATTGAGATGCAGCTTCCCATAGATTGCTTGCTTGCTGGCACTCATGTGGATCAGTTGGAGCCATGATGGAACCCCACAACTTGTAAGAAGCAAGGCCAAAAACAGGTACAGAAATCTTCATACTTGCCTCATCAACATGCCTGTTTCCGTCACTTGGACCATGAAACCATGGCTGATCATTGCCTGTAACAATAGAAGTAATTATCATATATAACCAAATTGAGAAACACAGCTTACAACATATAATAGGAAAGCATCTTGATGGGACATTCGGGGGCGGGGGCGGgggtgggggagagagagagagagagagacctctAGATTGCGTTGATAAATTATGAAAGGTCAAAAAAGCGGTATCCAGTTCTCGTAATGTTGAGCCAAGAGGTATCCTACATATTGGATACCTGCATGCAAGATTTATAATGCCAATAAAATGGTTAAGTAGAATCAAATCATGGAGTGTAATGGAGGTATACAATAGACATACCAAGCCACACAAATCCAACTAGTGGGCAGCACATCACAGCTATTCAACGTCATAAGCTCAGGAAAGTGATCACTTGTAAGAGAGAAAATCTGTTGGGATGACAATGGATGGAACTCTAATTAACTTATTCCATGTTGgacaaacaaataattaaaatggaCCTGAAGTGTAGTAACCTCCAAAGAGCGAACTTGCCTTGTCAATTAGAGGCTTGCGAACAAATGGCGATTCTCTTTCCAGATATTCAAATACGAGCACCCCACATGAACTGGAATTTCCTGCCTCATTACTTGATGATGGGTTTAGTGAGAGTCTGCTCATTTTGCTTCCA
It contains:
- the LOC127798491 gene encoding uncharacterized protein LOC127798491, giving the protein MALPQPSLNHVPPPPGQPASLTNLDRLMEALTPHVPVHYSSMESQDTASDKGNQVLEKLPYYCLKDVWKEITEWSFYGVGVPLMLKGTDSVVQYYFPTLSGIQLYVDPSKLPSRLRNNAESSSESTSIGSKMSRLSLNPSSSNEAGNSSSCGVLVFEYLERESPFVRKPLIDKIFSLTSDHFPELMTLNSCDVLPTSWICVAWYPICRIPLGSTLRELDTAFLTFHNLSTQSRGNDQPWFHGPSDGNRHVDEASMKISVPVFGLASYKLWGSIMAPTDPHECQQASNLWEAASQWLSHLQMIMPRTTMQGWPLGACAMKVKDLEGGEQKGEEDTKLLD